The genomic interval ATTTTCCCACTATGGTATATAAAAATTTCTGCTCCTATAGCATTAGTAAACTCGATCCCTGATTTAAAGATCTCCTTTTGTAGCTGGAAATTACGGGCGTCCATTAGATTTAATAAGTTAGGACCATGAACAGTATATCTTAATTTAAACTTTTTCAGGATGTCTGTAATTACCCTGGTTTGTAGCCAATTTAATCTCCCTTTAAAGATAGCATCGACTCCGTGAACAGGTATCTCGACATAGTCAAATCCTATATCCTGAAAAT from Actinomycetota bacterium carries:
- a CDS encoding sugar phosphate isomerase/epimerase, translating into MHIKGIGINIDSPTIDGDLDILEKALGNFQDIGFDYVEIPVHGVDAIFKGRLNWLQTRVITDILKKFKLRYTVHGPNLLNLMDARNFQLQKEIFKSGIEFTNAIGAEIFIYHSGK